GGCCAGGGTGCGGCGAAGCTCGCTGCCCGTCTCGATCTCCCGCAGATACACGCATTCATACTTCAAGGAGCGCCAGAGACGCTCGATCATAACGTTGTCCATCCAGCGGCCTCGGCCATCCATGGAGATGCGTGCTCCGGCCTCCCGGAGCTTCCG
This portion of the Paucidesulfovibrio longus DSM 6739 genome encodes:
- a CDS encoding integrase core domain-containing protein, producing the protein RKLREAGARISMDGRGRWMDNVMIERLWRSLKYECVYLREIETGSELRRTLAWWIDFYNNRRPHKTFDGRKPMEIYQQFKPEGVPPLACPKKAA